The Cherax quadricarinatus isolate ZL_2023a chromosome 31, ASM3850222v1, whole genome shotgun sequence genome contains a region encoding:
- the LOC128698225 gene encoding peptidyl-prolyl cis-trans isomerase 1 isoform X4 produces MLNKYFQIFFLAYLNQLSKKTYSLKHDTRTLGYSSPRPTSTVDRAFDDELTSSNESDSSVRKDKLCSPIHRKGIDSDSNIATPNKQQKDHGHKQTYDKISNLEKKYIKNFRPSNDVTDVHNYNNSLLRHKAMISSDKQAHFNELSKLTVRQVNIDSMQVPDRRKPQLVSITSSVDEELAQYLNETSLTDELDGKFQDAAAVTKNHSFTEECNTINELINFDNILTVDDVLGQMTDSEDKAYHNHVSVRCENKIAGNSKNLVNDESEAAKEYNIIASDKTAQFIETKNTNTLQAKLSESIKDDLTQNSKQAESHAGNERERNILLNFRESFFYSGTQQDEADSQSQPVGVLLAQTKSDIFHSSRRNSKIEFKREDIIKSKILKCHIKNKNKVMQNVSSEESVVESMATSIKSNSVESVVESDHRTISRMDQHVENAVTSDCESRTGVNWTGEKIQSNKSRSSSETEQSLPIKAVTKKCLQNHNLETKYIKRQSSLLHNWQDSSHQSSICDSRDISDNEGSIKYKQPRSKTSKHAKKYKQHHSKRKKARTPASSSSSDSENSDSELNQRRRHHSRHNKHKSKPADNPWFGLPYMQLWPNHHQQYAASTGIFAHYPSPLVAEGLFGMCGMVGVHDLMQQQVALTRQFLDSQQKLHQAYSATLSSSHRYTSLRSTEK; encoded by the exons ATGCTAAATAAatactttcaaatatttttttta GCCTACTTGAATCAACTTAGCAAGAAGACTTACAGTTTGAAACATGATACTAGAACTTTGGGCTACTCCTCACCTCGccctacaagtacagtggacagGGCTTTTGATGATGAGTTGACTTCATCTAACGAAAGTGATTCTTCAGTAAGAAAAGACAAGTTGTGTAGTCCGATACACAgaaaaggaatagactctgactCAAACATAGCTACACCTAATAAACAACAAAAAGATCATGGGCATAAACAGACCTATGACAAAATAAGTAAcctagaaaaaaaatatataaaaaacttTAGACCCAGTAATGATGTTACGGATGTGCATAATTATAACAATTCATTACTCCGACACAAGGCAATGATCAGCTCTGATAAACAGGCTCATTTTAATGAGCTTTCAAAATTGACTGTCAGACAAGTGAACATTGATTCCATGCAAGTGCCTGACAGGAGAAAGCCTCAACTAGTTAGCATTACTTCGTCGGTTGATGAAGAGCTAGCACAGTATTTGAATGAAACTTCTTTAACAGATGAACTTGATGGGAAGTTTcaggatgctgctgctgttacaaaGAACCATTCCTTCACTGAAGAATGTAATACCATTAATGAATTAATTAATTTTGATAATATATTGACTGTAGATGATGTTTTGGGTCAAATGACTGACAGTGAAGATAAAGCTTATCATAatcatgttagtgtcagatgTGAAAATAAAATTGCAGGCAACTCCAAAAATTTAGTGAATGATGAGTCTGAAGCTGCTAAAGAGTATAATATCATTGCAAGTGATAAAACTGCCCAGTTTATTGAAACTAAGAATACAAATACTTTGCAAGCTAAATTATCAGAAAGTATTAAAGATGATCTTACTCAGAATTCTAAGCAGGCAGAAAGTCATGCTGGCAATGAACGAGAGAGAAACATATTGTTAAATTTCAGGGAGTCTTTCTTTTATTCAGGCACCCAGCAAGATGAGGCAGATAGTCAGAGTCAACCAGTGGGAGTACTTTTAGCTCAAACTAAAAGTGATATCTTCCATTCTTCACGAAGAAATTCTAAAATAGAATTTAAGAGAGAGGATATAATAAAATCCAAAATATTAAAATGtcatattaaaaataaaaataaagtaaTGCAGAATGTTTCTTCTGAGGAGAGTGTTGTAGAGAGTATGGCAACTTCCATTAAGAGCAATAGTGTTGAATCAGTAGTGGAAAGTGATCATAGAACCATTTCTAGGATGGACCAGCATGTTGAGAACGCAGTCACAAGTGACTGTGAAAGTCGTACAGGAGTTAATTGGACTGGGGAAAAAATACAAAGCAACAAATCAAGGAGCAGTTCAGAAACTGAACAAAGTTTACCTATAAAGGCAGTTACAAAAAAGTGTTTGCAAAATCATAATTTGGAAACAAAATATATTAAAAGGCAATCTTCATTACTACATAATTGGCAAGACTCTTCACATCAGAGCAGTATTTGTGACTCCAGGGATATTTCAGATAATGAGGGAAGTATAAAATATAAACAGCCTAGGAGTAAAACATCCAAACATGCAAAAAAGTACAAGCAACATCATTCAAAAAGAAAAAAGGCCAGAACCCCTGCATCCAGTTCATCGAGCGATAGTGAGAATTCTGATTCTGAATTAAATCAACGCCGCAGACACCATTCACGGCATAATAAACACAAATCGAAACCTGCTGACAATCCCTGG TTTGGACTGCCATATATGCAACTATGGcctaaccaccaccaacagtatgcAGCATCAACAGGAATTTTTGCTCATTATCCTAGTCCTCTTGTAGCAGAAG